Proteins encoded by one window of Babylonia areolata isolate BAREFJ2019XMU chromosome 8, ASM4173473v1, whole genome shotgun sequence:
- the LOC143284972 gene encoding glutamate receptor 2-like — MVRLLQGKIPSYDLATVIDPPYVMAKTAGGKGYEGLVVDVLDKLAKSAKFKYELTVINGTYGHQEPDSTWSGLIGSVVTLPADMAVGAIAQTHSRESVMEFTHWFHSSSVQLLMLRPSPEEGPGAGLLLVPFSTAAWILVILAFLLVSAGFFLIGRFSPREWIRVAPENDVRRARYSFGLRNSFLFTVSTMMWQGYREAPKSLSGRVLAVAWWMFVSMIIIAYTSNLTALVTSRPHVQPALSFRNYEDILRDRSLDIGMIQNGDADLELKNSDVNLEKQLHEYVSRNHNWVGNLTFGLRRLRDSRGKFALLLPSYKARYLASHNCDLITFGHGLGMIKYAFGFPAGNSLEVLKRRLNSAILALRGTDEMDTLSHEWDRKGGNCPDPDGSGLPVRRETVGLTFMELGPRDLAVPFLLLFLCGLLAGGIAALEILNEKGYFNFSMSDSGCSRHGELVDAV; from the exons GACCCGCCCTACGTCATGGCCAAGACGGCTGGGGGTAAGGGCTACGAAGGGCTGGTGGTGGACGTCCTGGACAAGCTGGCAAAGAGCGCCAAGTTCAAGTACGAGCTGACGGTCATCAACGGGACCTACGGCCACCAGGAGCCGGACAGCACGTGGTCAGGACTCATCGGCAGCGTCGTCACTCTG CCGGCGGACATGGCAGTCGGGGCCATTGCCCAGACCCACTCCCGGGAGAGTGTGATGGAGTTCACCCACTGGTTCCACTCGTCCAGCGTGCAGCTGCTGATGCTGCGCCCCTCACCCGAGGAAGGACCCGGGGCGGGATTGCTGCTGGTTCCTTTCTCCACGGCTGCCTGGATTCTGGTGATTCTGGCTTTCTTGCTGGTCAG TGCGGGCTTCTTTCTGATTGGACGGTTCTCCCCACGCGAGTGGATACGCGTCGCTCCTGAAAATGACGTGCGCCGCGCGCGCTACAGCTTTGGACTGAGGAACAGCTTCCTGTTCACTGTTAGCACCATGAtgtggcaag GTTACCGGGAGGCCCCCAAGTCTCTGTCGGGGCGCGTGCTGGCGGTGGCGTGGTGGATGTTCGTGTCCATGATCATCATCGCCTACACCTCCAACCTGACCGCCCTCGTTACTTCCCGCCCGCACGTACAGCCCGCTCTCAGCTTCCGCAACTACGAGGACATCTTGAGGGACCGCTCCCTGGACatcggcatg ATCCAGAACGGAGATGCGGACCTTGAGCTCAAGAACAGTGACGTCAACTTGGAGAAACAGCTGCACGAGTACGTTAGCCGGAACCATAACTGGGTGGGGAACTTGACCTTCGGGCTGAGGCGGCTGCGAGACTCTCGCGGCAAGTTCGCGCTGCTCCTGCCCTCTTACAAAGCTCGATACCTGGCCTCTCACAACTGTGACCTCATCACGTTCGGCCATGGTCTGGGCATGATCAAGTACGCGTTCGGTTTCCCTGCTGGCAACTCGCTGGAGGTTCtgaa ACGTCGCCTCAACTCCGCCATCCTGGCGCTGCGTGGAACGGACGAGATGGACACGCTGAGCCACGAGTGGGACCGCAAGGGAGGCAACTGCCCGGACCCTGACGGGAGTGGCCTCCCCGTGCGGCGGGAGACGGTGGGCCTGACCTTCATGGAGCTGGGTCCCCGTGACCTGGCCGTGCCCTTCCTGCTGCTCTTCCTGTGCGGACTGCTGGCTGGGGGCATCGCTGCCCTGGAGATCCTCAACGAGAAGGGCTACTTCAAC TTCTCCATGtcagattcgggctgctctcgccatgGAGAGCTCGTTGATGCAGTGTAG